The Carassius auratus strain Wakin unplaced genomic scaffold, ASM336829v1 scaf_tig00214021, whole genome shotgun sequence genome contains a region encoding:
- the LOC113090789 gene encoding zinc finger and BTB domain-containing protein 17-like isoform X1 yields MDVDVVSFRLPAHGDTALSNMNFLRTQQHFCDVTIVAGGRRMFRGHKVVLAACSAFLRDQFLLNPSSELQQVSMLHSSAVVCELLQSCYTGMLQFSAKEIVNYLTAASYLQMEHVVEKCRGALSQYMQPRSRSPITVKSEDPQSMPVIVSGSTHSLGSISSPSDTASLHPHSSGKELQAADAELSNIPHKDDSHLTVHCIRGSDASGHFEGEDGPESDVFQVQINDEQQDPEKTSGAEEEDREAVVMLNDHEPMDASIEEPSMEGQAKGNDHRGAGRMWRRRHGEHRGGRGRGFKQRKRYTFKDRKLLGNYQEAWRFPTPDEMMGNFGADFGADYLSNQHLADGTVRIEYSPGEEIGSDGGPAHFGVEASSGEQGMRVRTHTNEHGAADESVAVVGSTSCVAGPVVCEQCGLAFSTTQDLAMHSLSTHRLYVCPCCGKHFSHSSNLNRHMIVHRGVSKLHCCPLCHKTFTQKSTLCDHMNLHSGERPHVCAYCHVSFAHKPALRRHLKEQHGRTTAQNYLEMQRNNEGGVGEGV; encoded by the exons ATGGATGTGGATGTGGTGAGTTTCCGTTTGCCTGCGCATGGAGACACTGCCCTGAGTAACATGAACTTCCTGCGGACGCAGCAGCACTTCTGTGATGTCACCATCGTGGCGGGAGGCAGGCGCATGTTCAGGGGTCACAAGGTCGTACTGGCGGCTTGCTCTGCGTTTCTAAGGGACCAGTTTCTCCTGAACCCCTCATCAGAGCTACAG CAGGTGTCGATGTTGCACAGCTCAGCAGTGGTATGTGAACTCCTCCAGTCCTGTTACACAGGGATGCTGCAGTTCAGTGCCAAAGAGATCGTGAACTACCTGACTGCAGCCAGCTACCTGCAGATGGAGCATGTGGTGGAGAAATGCAGAGGGGCCCTGAGCCAGTACATGCAGCCCCGCAGTCGCAGCCCCATT ACTGTGAAATCGGAAGATCCTCAGTCTATGCCAGTGATTGTCAGTGGAAGTACCCATTCGTTGGGATCCATTTCATCCCCTTCTGATACGGCATCACTGCATCCTCACAGTTCAGGAAAGGAGCTCCAGGCTGCTGATGCCGAACTATCCAACATCCCTCACAAAGATGACAGTCATTTGACCGTACACTGT ATAAGGGGATCCGATGCATCTGGACACTTTGAGGGAGAGGACGGGCCTGAGAGTGACGTCTTTCAGGTGCAGATCAACGATGAACAGCAAGACCCGGAGAAGACCTCTGGTGCTGAGGAGGAAGACAGAGAAGCTGTTGTCATGTTAAATGACCACGAACCGATGGACGCAAGTATAGAGGAGCCCAGTATGGAGGGGCAAGCTAAAGGCAACGACCACAGAGGGGCAGGCCGCATGTGGAGACGACGGCACGGAGAGCACAGGGGAGGCAGAGGAAGAGGCTTTAAACAGAGGAAGCGATACACTTTCAAGGACCGCAAGCTCTTGGGAAACTACCAGGAGGCTTGGCGATTTCCAACCCCTGATGAAATGATGGGTAATTTTGGAGCAGACTTTGGGGCTGATTACCTATCCAATCAGCATCTCGCAGATGGTACCGTCCGCATTGAGTACAGTCCTGGAGAAGAGATTGGCTCTGATGGAGGTCCTGCACACTTTGGTGTGGAAGCTTCCAGCGGGGAACAGGGAATGAGAGTCAGGACACATACAAATGAGCATGGAGCTGCTGACGAGTCTGTGGCGGTGGTGGGATCCACGTCCTGTGTAGCGGGACCAGTGGTGTGTGAGCAGTGCGGACTAGCATTTTCCACAACGCAGGACTTAGCCATGCATTCCCTGTCAACTCACCGGCTGTATGTGTGTCCATGCTGCGGGAAGCACTTCAGCCACTCCAGTAACCTCAACCGCCACATGATCGTCCACCGTGGAGTTTCCAAGCTCCACTGTTGCCCCCTGTGCCACAAGACCTTCACTCAGAAGTCAACACTGTGCGATCACATGAACCTGCACAGTGGGGAGCGGCCGCATGTGTGTGCGTACTGCCACGTCAGCTTTGCCCATAAGCCTGCTTTACGCCGTCACCTGAAAGAGCAACATGGAAGGACAACGGCCCAAAACTATCTGGAGATGCAGCGAAACAATGAGGGTGGTGTTGGGGAAGGGGTTTAG
- the LOC113090789 gene encoding zinc finger and BTB domain-containing protein 17-like isoform X2, which translates to MDVDVVSFRLPAHGDTALSNMNFLRTQQHFCDVTIVAGGRRMFRGHKVVLAACSAFLRDQFLLNPSSELQVSMLHSSAVVCELLQSCYTGMLQFSAKEIVNYLTAASYLQMEHVVEKCRGALSQYMQPRSRSPITVKSEDPQSMPVIVSGSTHSLGSISSPSDTASLHPHSSGKELQAADAELSNIPHKDDSHLTVHCIRGSDASGHFEGEDGPESDVFQVQINDEQQDPEKTSGAEEEDREAVVMLNDHEPMDASIEEPSMEGQAKGNDHRGAGRMWRRRHGEHRGGRGRGFKQRKRYTFKDRKLLGNYQEAWRFPTPDEMMGNFGADFGADYLSNQHLADGTVRIEYSPGEEIGSDGGPAHFGVEASSGEQGMRVRTHTNEHGAADESVAVVGSTSCVAGPVVCEQCGLAFSTTQDLAMHSLSTHRLYVCPCCGKHFSHSSNLNRHMIVHRGVSKLHCCPLCHKTFTQKSTLCDHMNLHSGERPHVCAYCHVSFAHKPALRRHLKEQHGRTTAQNYLEMQRNNEGGVGEGV; encoded by the exons ATGGATGTGGATGTGGTGAGTTTCCGTTTGCCTGCGCATGGAGACACTGCCCTGAGTAACATGAACTTCCTGCGGACGCAGCAGCACTTCTGTGATGTCACCATCGTGGCGGGAGGCAGGCGCATGTTCAGGGGTCACAAGGTCGTACTGGCGGCTTGCTCTGCGTTTCTAAGGGACCAGTTTCTCCTGAACCCCTCATCAGAGCTACAG GTGTCGATGTTGCACAGCTCAGCAGTGGTATGTGAACTCCTCCAGTCCTGTTACACAGGGATGCTGCAGTTCAGTGCCAAAGAGATCGTGAACTACCTGACTGCAGCCAGCTACCTGCAGATGGAGCATGTGGTGGAGAAATGCAGAGGGGCCCTGAGCCAGTACATGCAGCCCCGCAGTCGCAGCCCCATT ACTGTGAAATCGGAAGATCCTCAGTCTATGCCAGTGATTGTCAGTGGAAGTACCCATTCGTTGGGATCCATTTCATCCCCTTCTGATACGGCATCACTGCATCCTCACAGTTCAGGAAAGGAGCTCCAGGCTGCTGATGCCGAACTATCCAACATCCCTCACAAAGATGACAGTCATTTGACCGTACACTGT ATAAGGGGATCCGATGCATCTGGACACTTTGAGGGAGAGGACGGGCCTGAGAGTGACGTCTTTCAGGTGCAGATCAACGATGAACAGCAAGACCCGGAGAAGACCTCTGGTGCTGAGGAGGAAGACAGAGAAGCTGTTGTCATGTTAAATGACCACGAACCGATGGACGCAAGTATAGAGGAGCCCAGTATGGAGGGGCAAGCTAAAGGCAACGACCACAGAGGGGCAGGCCGCATGTGGAGACGACGGCACGGAGAGCACAGGGGAGGCAGAGGAAGAGGCTTTAAACAGAGGAAGCGATACACTTTCAAGGACCGCAAGCTCTTGGGAAACTACCAGGAGGCTTGGCGATTTCCAACCCCTGATGAAATGATGGGTAATTTTGGAGCAGACTTTGGGGCTGATTACCTATCCAATCAGCATCTCGCAGATGGTACCGTCCGCATTGAGTACAGTCCTGGAGAAGAGATTGGCTCTGATGGAGGTCCTGCACACTTTGGTGTGGAAGCTTCCAGCGGGGAACAGGGAATGAGAGTCAGGACACATACAAATGAGCATGGAGCTGCTGACGAGTCTGTGGCGGTGGTGGGATCCACGTCCTGTGTAGCGGGACCAGTGGTGTGTGAGCAGTGCGGACTAGCATTTTCCACAACGCAGGACTTAGCCATGCATTCCCTGTCAACTCACCGGCTGTATGTGTGTCCATGCTGCGGGAAGCACTTCAGCCACTCCAGTAACCTCAACCGCCACATGATCGTCCACCGTGGAGTTTCCAAGCTCCACTGTTGCCCCCTGTGCCACAAGACCTTCACTCAGAAGTCAACACTGTGCGATCACATGAACCTGCACAGTGGGGAGCGGCCGCATGTGTGTGCGTACTGCCACGTCAGCTTTGCCCATAAGCCTGCTTTACGCCGTCACCTGAAAGAGCAACATGGAAGGACAACGGCCCAAAACTATCTGGAGATGCAGCGAAACAATGAGGGTGGTGTTGGGGAAGGGGTTTAG
- the LOC113090772 gene encoding phosphatidylinositide phosphatase SAC1-B, whose protein sequence is MATAYERFNLHATPEKFYIEACDDGANDVLVIDRVSTEMTLSGIKDIPPSGVTRPICGIMGTIRLVAGMYLIVITRKKKVGDLFGHTVWKALEFDVISYKKTILHLTDIQMQDNKTFLSMISNVLNTDGFYFCTDYDLSHTQQRLSNTSPDFQEMSLLERADQRFMWNGNLLREIIAQPELHKFAFPVIHGFIVMKPCCINGKVFEWILISRRSCFRAGVRYYVRGIDSEGHAANFVETEQIVQYNNSQASFVQTRGSMPFFWSQRPNLRYKPKPQISTDTNHMDGFRRHFESQVLIYGKQVVLNLVNQKGSELPLEQAFAKMVNGMENGLIKYIAFDFHKECSKMRWHRLQILVDAVSDMQEEFGYFMVSSDGKVTSEQSGTFRSNCMDCLDRTNVIQSLLARRSLQSQLQRMGVLHVGQKIEEQADFEKIYKNAWADNANACAKQYAGTGALKTDFTRTGKRTHWGLVMDGWNSMIRYYKNNFSDGFRQDSIDLFLGNYTVDETESLTPLHVQKDYKFLLLPVIMVVAFSMCIICLLMAGDTWTETLAYLLFWGMASALTAAVIVVNGREFVDAPKLVQKEKMD, encoded by the exons ATGGCGACCGCCTACGAGAGGTTCAATCT GCATGCAACACCTGAGAAGTTCTACATTGAGGCCTGTGATGATGGAGCTAATGACGTGCTGGTTATTGATAGGGTGTCCACCGAGATGACCCTCTCAG GTATTAAGGACATCCCCCCATCAGGCGTCACCAGACCTATCTGTGGAATCATGGGAACTATTCGGCTGGTGGCTG GGATGTACCTCATAGTCATCACCCGGAAAAAGAAAGTGGGCGACCTGTTTGGCCACACTGTGTGGAAAGCGCTGGAGTTTGATGTGATTTCTTATAAGAAGACCATTTTGCACCTCACAGACATTCAG ATGCAAGACAACAAGACGTTTCTGTCTATGATCAGCAATGTGCTCAACACAGACGGTTTCTACTTCTGCACGGACTATGACCTGAGCCACACACAGCAGCGCCTGTCCAACACCAGCCCGGACTTCCAGGAGATGAGTCTGCTTGAGAGG GCAGACCAGAGATTCATGTGGAATGGAAACCTTTTAAGAGAAATAATCGCACAACCTGAG CTCCACAAATTTGCCTTTCCTGTCATCCACGGAT TTATTGTGATGAAGCCGTGCTGCATCAATGGGAAGGTGTTTGAGTGGATCCTCATCTCTAGACGGAGCTGTTTCAGAGCTGGAGTCCGATATTATGTCAGAG GCATTGACTCTGAAGGACATGCTGCTAACTTTGTTGAGACAGAACAGATAGTCCAGTACAATAATTCCCAGGCCTCCTTTGTGCAG ACTCGAGGCTCCATGCCTTTTTTCTGGTCTCAAAGACCTAATCTGAGGTACAAGCCCAAGCCTCAGATAAGCACCGACACCAATCAC ATGGATGGATTCAGGAGGCATTTTGAGTCGCAGGTTCTTATTTATGGCAAACAAGTGGTTCTAAATTTG GTGAATCAGAAAGGATCTGAACTGCCCCTTGAACAGGCCTTCGCCAAAATGGTCAACGGCATGGAGAACGGACTCATCAA GTACATAGCCTTTGACTTTCACAAAGAATGCAGTAAGATGAGATGGCATCGCCTCCAGATTCTCGTTGATGCCGTTTCTGACATGCAAGAGGAGTTTGG GTACTTCATGGTGAGCTCAGACGGGAAGGTGACGTCCGAGCAGTCTGGAACCTTCCGCAGTAACTGTATGGACTGTCTGGACCGCACCAACGTCATTCAGAGCCTGCTGGCCAGACGCTCCCTACAGAGCCAGCTACAG AGGATGGGGGTCCTCCACGTAGGCCAGAAAATTGAAGAGCAGGCTGATTTTGAGAAGATTTATAAAAACG cgtGGGCAGACAATGCCAATGCTTGTGCTAAACAGTACGCAGGAACCGGAGCATTGAAAACCGACTTCACCAG aaCCGGGAAGAGGACACACTGGGGCTTGGTAATGGACGGCTGGAACTCAATGATCCGTTACTACAAGAACAATTTCTCAGACGGGTTTAGACAA GACTCCATCGATCTCTTCCTTGGAAACTATACAGTGGATGAAACCGAAAGCTTGACACCTCTGCATGTGCAGAAGGACTACAAGTTCCTCTTG CTTCCTGTTATTATGGTGGTGGCCTTCTCCATGTGCATCATCTGTCTCCTAATGGCAG GGGACACTTGGACCGAGACGCTGGCGTACTTGTTATTCTGGGGCATGGCCAGTGCTCTTACGGCCGCTGTCATCGTGGTCAACGGACGGGAGTTTGTAGACGCACCGAAACTGGTCCAAAAAGAGAAGATGGACTGA